In Oryza sativa Japonica Group chromosome 11, ASM3414082v1, the following are encoded in one genomic region:
- the LOC136353847 gene encoding subtilisin-chymotrypsin inhibitor-2A-like: MSSDKSSWPEVVGLPAEAAKHIILNDRPDVHVVVLRVGSVVTTEVDPKRVRVFVNNSATVAQVPKIG; this comes from the coding sequence ATGAGCAGCGACAAGTCGTCGTGGCCGGAGGTTGTGGGgctgccggcggaggcggcgaagcACATCATCctcaacgaccggccggacgtTCACGTCGTCGTGCTGCGCGTCGGATCCGTCGTCACCACCGAGGTCGACCCCAAGCGCGTCCGCGTCTTCGTCAACAACTCCGCCACCGTCGCTCAGGTCCCCAAGATCGGATAG